The Hevea brasiliensis isolate MT/VB/25A 57/8 chromosome 1, ASM3005281v1, whole genome shotgun sequence DNA segment attcgacTTTGCCATTTGTACCCAACTCATTTAAATCCTTTAGGCAATTCGATGAAATCCCATACTTTGTTTTCTTCCATAGATTTTAACTCATCTTTCATGGCATCTAACCACTTATCAGACTCATTACTTTCTATAGCTTGTGAAAAGGAAACTGGATCTTTATTAATTCCTATGTCAAAATCTAACTTTTGCAAGTGAACCACGTAATCATTAGCAATTGCCAATCTCCTTTCTCTTTGAGATCTTCTTAATGGCATTTCTTGTGATTCACCTTCATTAGCTCTTTGTGGGTTAGCTTCTTCAGGATGTGTTTCATCATTATGTTGTGTAGCATTATTAGGTCCTTCAACAACTGCTGGAACAACATGTGGAGCAGGAGTGGATATTGGAACTTTAATAGGCACATGAAAAtcaactttattttcttgtatatcCACATCCTGTCTCTCAACACTCCCACTAACTTCACCATTCTCAAGGAATCTTACATTACCAGTTTCCATAATTCTTGGACTATGGTTTGGAACATAAAATCTATATCCTTTTGATTTCTCTGGATAACCAATAGAGTATCCACTTATCGTTCGAGAATCTAATTTCTTTTCATGTGGATTATAAATTCTTGCTTTCACTCGACAACCCCAAACATGTAGTGCCTTAAACTAGGTTTTCTTTCAGTCCATAATTTATAAGGTGTTTTTGAGACTACCTTACTAGGAATCCTATTTAACAAGTATATAGcagttttaagtgtatatatcCACAAAGATATAGGTAAAAAAGAGTTACTCATCAAACTCCTAACCATATTCATTAAAGTCTGATTTTGCCATTCTGCCACCTCATTTTATTAAGGAGTACTTGGCATAGTATATTGTGCACATATGCCATAACTTTATAAGAACTTTACAAATAGACTATGACATTGTCTCATTTCAGTGTGTTTTCCATGGTATTCACTACCTCTATCTGACCTtactatttttacttttctatctaattgcctCTCAACCTCATTTATGTACACTTCAAGTGCATTTATTGATTGAGATTTTTTATTAAGCAAATAAATATGTTCATAACATaaaaatcatcaataaaggtaataaaatattttttttcaccaAAAGATGGAGTATTAAAAGGCCTAcatatatcagtgtatataatttcAAGAAGCTTGTTGCTTCTTGTGGCTTCTTTCTTATTGTGTTTGATTTGCTTTCTCTTAATGCAATCCACACATCAAGATCAATAATATCTAAACTCGGTAGAATCCCATTCTTTATTGACCTTTCTaatctttctttggatatgtGACCCAAACGCTTATGCCACAAGAATCAGAATTCTCATTTAGTCTATTAGGCTTAATTCCAATATTGCTAAAAGTGACAAGCAAGGATTCAACAGAATTATCACCAAGTTTCAGTATATATAGATAATCAGTAAGAATTCCAAAAACAATAAtggaattatcattattattaaataaactaaAACATCCATGCCCAAACTTAACATTGAACCCAAATTCATCAAGTTTTAAAACAAAAATGACATTCCTAGAAATTGAAAGCACATATAAGGTTTTTAATAGGTCTAGTTAATAGCCATTATCTTAGACCAAACGGTAAGTCTCTATGCCTTCAATTAGAGCCTTCATATGGTTCCCCATAAATAGGAACTCTTAGTTGGGTTTTCTGTTTAGACCATAAGGAATTCTTTCATCACATTGGAGACATAAATAGTAGCATCAAAATCAAGCCATCAAGTATTATTAGGAACTTCAAATAAGATTGATTTGAAACATACATAAGCATAAAGATTacttttcttttcaaatcaagctTTATTTTTCAGGCAATCTTTTTGATAGTGTCATACTACCATTTATTCCTTTCCTTAGCTTAAGTAACAATTGAagatcctttctttttcttcttaaactTGTAAGCTTTAACTTAAGTCCCTTATTAGCTTCTTGACCCAGAATATTGACAGAATGAGTCCCTTGATTTTTCAACCTTAGTTCCTCCTAAACTAGCTTATTGACCAATTCATTACCATTTATAGTTAATTTGAAATGGCCCATATTCAAGAGGTAATGAATTCATAATGAACTACACCAAGTGGGAATCATAAACCGTCATCCTTAAAGTCTTTAGCCTTACTGCAATATCACTCATTTCAATAATGTGCTCTATACTCTTTGATCCATCATACTTTATTGTCATAAGTTATGCCATTAGAGTACCAGTGAGTGACTTAGCTTCAGAATAGAACATAtctttcataaatttaaggtattCTTTTGCATTTTCAATTTGTGGAGTTGTAGTCTTAATGTCATTGGCAATAGTCATTCGCAAAAACATAAGGCTCAATTTGTTTACCAATTTTTATTGCTTATGGTATAACTTCTATTCCTCACTACTTGTATCCATAATAGTAGTGAGTTAACTTTCTAATAATGCGAAGTCAAGGTCCAAAACACCTAAATGGAACTTGACTTGCTCACATTATTCAAAGAAGTTCAACccattaaaacaataacatattaagCTTGCGAATGAAGAGAAAAGTTGCAATATTATTTTTACATGCTCAAAATAGATTCAGATAACTTTAATAATTAGAGTATATTATAGTTCTCCTTTGGGTAGATACTGTAATATACTATCTTAAATTAAATGCCTTTAAACTTGATTGAAAAATAATTAACTTACATCAAATATACATGTTGTCTTTGGACAtccaatatatatttgataaaatattattgtccTCATAATTCTCATTAtcatagaataattgatttacctTTGGGTAAAATTCTTAAGTTCTAATGACTAATGGATATCAATTAATCCATTTTTCATCATAAGCATCTATTAGCAtggataattgataatttttatatgcatgtAAACATCATTCATAGTCCGGCCACTTTGGTAACTAAcaaactattatttttattttattttaatttggccACTTTGGTGACTAGCAAATTAAAACAAATATCATAAGGCATGCATATAAATTATGTATCTTAATAAATCGAATATTCGTTCATTTATTAGATTtaattacaaatcttaattagattgggtagaaaatatatttttttttcttttaatttctttcttttgaGAAAATATGATCCCAAACTTAAATATCTTTATAACAAGATTTGTCATCGTGTTAAAAATCCTCATGCCCAAAACTTAATTgggtcaaattttaataataatattattataattattttaatcattaaCATTAATCATAGAACTTTCACGATCTACACTTTAATTCTACCCATATCTAATAACAAGTAAGAACTTTAACATTATGTTCATCATCATaaatttgatgaagaaatttaattattcaaaacctagagctctgataccacatgtaaaataaatcttaatagatcataataatcataaacaTAATGTGAATCATAAACGTAAGATTCAACTTTCACCCTAATAATGGATCTTAAACAAATAAATTCTTACAAATCTAGAAAGCGTACCTGATGCGGAGTTTTACTTGAGTCATGGCAGTAGTTTAGAGAGACCCTTTGATTCAATAAACTGATTTCTCCCTCTTGACCTTTTTTTATTTATACACAAGACTTTAGCGATTGAAGACTTTCTTGAGATGACCCTAATATCTCTgactttatgaaagagaatgtgtgtaaccttatatatagagagaggaccagctcatatatatatatatatatatatatatatatatatatatatatatatatccaagacCTAATCTGATACGTCTATCAAGTATCCTTATACAATTAGAATTATGATTTACTTCAATTAAAGTAATCCTTGTATAATtaggatttgtattaattaaagtaaatatcaattaatattaagCCACATTAAAGGAATTGATTTTGGCCCATATAGTAATATTAATTACCGAATAAAATCTTACACTCTCcactcaccaaagtttttaatgtgGAACAAAGATGATATAATTCTCATTCAGTCAACAAGTGCATATATAAATAACTATGTTTAACATTGAACCATTATACTGCTATTGTCCAATGGTAGAAGTGCACCAAGTATTTTTTAACTTGGCATGGGTTTGATTCCTAGTTTCGTGAagaagcattttttttttcttttgcattttatattttttttttaattctcctcccttttgtatttgttttctttattttttattttcttttagtaatTAACTATAACTTTCAATCAAATGCTAATTAGaacatttaattattatataaaattattatataaactataatgaaagaaaattttattatatatacatacacacacacacacactttatCTAATTTTATTACTCTTAACTACACTCATCATTATTATGATTCAAATTTAATATAtgaacaatttaatttttatggaaTAAATAGACAATATTAAGTAGAAAATAATCATGAAAGCACATATCGATGCAGTTTTTAGAGAGGTAGAGactggaagagagagagagagagtaataaTAGATGGGTAGCTTAATGTTGAAATTGAATATTAGTCTTTTAAAAAGGTTTAAATTTCATTTGAGAGAGAATTAGTCAAAGAGATagggagggagagggagagagactaCAAATAGAGAGAAAGTAATGATAATAGTTAGTTATATTAGAGTTGATTTGATTTGAAACATAAACTTTTAAAAGTTGAAAACTTAGAGAGAAGCAAAAGAGAATGAGAGAGATTGTTCATGTTTCATATCACAAAAACACCAAAACTACGTAATTTtggtttatttattaatttaatatgtataaaataGCTCCAATAATAAATAACTATATTTTATAAAtgcaatttttattttgattatatcataatataaaataataatatattattttatattgagaGCAGATATTTATTATTTAGTGttctaattttattttgattataaaaattaatttaatttaaaatttaaagataaataACTATATTTTTTAGATCTATTTTATACATTGATTATATCatgtttttaattaatatattagttttagaacaattataaataaataattgtatgtacaaaattatgaaataaaataattaatataaatatttttataaacgagcctaaaaatgaaattattcaTGAGTTTATTCACAAGCATGATTAAAGAGCCTGCTCACAAGTCTTTTCAACGAGCTTGCTCATGAACTTATTCAGTAAGCCAAATCGCAAGCGTATTCAACGAATCAGCTCATGAACATGTTTAACAAGCCAAACTCGAATTGAATGCTGCTGAACCGAACTAAACTGAACTTTTATCAAGTCGAACCTCAAACAGCTCGTGACCAACTTGATTCGTTTATGCcccaaagagagagaaagagagagagagagagagaaagagagagaatataaatatataatttggaAAGGATAAAATAGACCTGGCCACGAGTTGCATTAGGTTTTGTTCCTAGCCAAAACCACCAGTTTGGCCAATCTCACAATTCGAAGCAATTATGAGACGGTTATGTTTCGGTCTTAGATATTAtcaacttaaaataaatttatagtcATCATTTATTAAGtttctaattgaaaaattaaaaggacctaaatataaacctaatatttagaaaaataaaaataaaaaaaaagaaagaaagaaaagaaaatcatcAATTGAATCGGTCTAGTTTTAGGATAATTCCAATCCTAGTTCAAGGGGGGAGGGCCCGTAATTAACCTCCTATATAACAGTTTCAGGCTAATTCATGAACTAGAACTGTTGACTCGATCTAATCCCCAAGTTGACTCAGGTCGATCTTGTTCTAATTCACAATTTTAACCAGCCCATGGCTGAGTCTAGATGAGAAGGAAGAAAATGATTATAAATATAAAGGAGAGAGGAGAGGAGAAAGAATGTGATAGTCATATTGGAGAGGGATGAGCAATCAATCAAATCAGTTTCAAATTGACCTTGATCGAAAATcgaatttcatgaattttcaaAATCAAACCAATTTGATCTTATTAAAAGAGCTAAACCGAAGCAAACCAAAATATTCAATTCagttttgttcaataatttggttTCAAGCTCTTTCATGTTTGAATCAAATTCTCAttggaaaaaaaatgaaatatatacattcaataaaatcaatacTCATATGTTTTAATCCAAAACTCATGAAAAAGGAAATCTGCACCCATATTattacattattaaaaaaattacaaattgaATTGAAACTCGAATAAATCAATAAGTCAATAAAATAGCCATAAAAATCAATACCTATAAAGAAAATCACCATACAAACCCAAAAGGAAAAACTATgaatacaaattaaaaaaaaaaaaagaatgagtaTCCAGAACTCAACGAAGAATCCAGAATCAAGACAAGATAAATCGAATAACCAGCAATGGCTGCTATGAGAGGTATGATGAGGCAAAGTGAAGGGAAATAGTCAAATATAGAGTGTCATTCGACTTGAGAGGTAGAGCGAAGGGAAACAGAGAGTGAAGAACCAGCAGCAGCTGCCATTAAGTGGGGTTTGGTTCAATTTGAACTTCTTATTCAACTTAGGAAGAAAAAAATAGGGGAACTAGCTGAAGTAATGGGCAAAGACGCAGAGTAAAGGAAGGaaggctaattttttttttttttttttttcttcttttctgttTTTTCAGGAAGGCTGATGATTTCAACGGCTAGATtatcttaaaataaattattgagatTTAATGAGGAGTTAAAGATAAAAGGGAAAAAAGAACAATGGTGGCACTCTAGATCGAGCACATGACCTCCAACAATTAAGAGAGCCTCTTAAGTGTCAAAcatatttacttttattttaatttatgtttacTTCGATTCAGTTCTaagtttttttctttcctttaaaAATTGAACTGATtaacttgattttttaaaaaattaaaaccaaatcaaaccaaattaTCTAATCAGACAAGCCACATCAATTTACAAGCAATAAATTAACTATTATAAATAAGAAAGAATTTAATATGTAAAAAATTAGAGTGTGTTTAGTTTTTCTTATAAGTTAGTCAAATTATTTATaagtaaaaaatattataaatagattagtatttgatttaatttataagttaaataaCTACTTAAAATATGCCATAAGTAtgtctatttatttaaaaattattctttgacaaagtaaaaaaattatattatcctaataattttaaaaaatattaactttGTCATACGTTAACAATCACAATATTCATTTACATatcttttttatcattttatcGAATAAAGTTACTTTTAAACAATTTATGACGAAATATTTAAATCGttacttttaaataattttatcaaatagttAACTATTTAAGAAGCACATGGTAAATTCAAAGGTTGACTCAtgtaaattttaaatgaataatcATTAAgggattaaaaaataattaatgatgtAATAATTATCGGTGTGCTTGGTAGGaggttaatataaaaatttaaaaagaaaatatgtgTTATTTCATTTGTTAAGATTTGTTAACTTAGTCTTCCATAGTTaatgttattaaaaaattaaaagttataaGAGTAATTATCTTATTAATTTCGTATCAAATACtttattatttttgaattaatctacaagttaaaaatatattttaagtaaaaaaaattaaaaataaaaaaaaaattaaaagtaagtgcacaaaaattaatattgaaaattttattttacgaAATGAGGTTTATATACAAAATTAGGTTTATTGTGACACTTAAATTTCAGAGACAACCTGTAAAATTTAACCACTAGTACCCAAATCCTTTAAAATCTTGATAAGATCCGGTTTGGCTATGGAACAATTGAAATTAATAACAGAAACCAATCACCAACGCATTGGGTTCAGTACGATGTTGTAACTCTACAAGAGACAAGAGGGGAAAAAAATTACGAGTCAAATTCACCAGCTAAAGCTTAGCTAACTCAAAATCATTATTTTTATCATTTGCATGCAACACTTACCCAGTAGTGAATCTGTCCCTTTCTTAGGAGTTATTGCTTATTGCAATTTGGCAAATAATAATGTAAAATGGTGCTAGCACCCACCTACTGCTACCctctccatctctctctctctctggtttTTGCTGTACTCTCACTCTCAGTCTCTGAGTCTCGGTCGCTTGATGTGTTTTCTATTTTTGGCACGTTTGTTGGGTCTCTTATTCGTCAATTCACTGTTCTTTATTTTTTTCAGTACCCACTACCCACCTGACCTCCATTTATATCTCCACATTGTCTTTTCTTAGTTGCGAATCTCTGGTCAGGTTCTTTAGCTTCTCCTCGTTTTATTTCAACAACTTTATTGTATTTCTGTGAACATTTGTTTCTCTGTTTAAGCATTGTTGTTTCTTTTACTTGTTATTGTGCACATTGCTTACAGAAACTCCCATCCTTGTTGAGCTGCTTTTAACTGATAAAAAGATGTAGATTTTTGTCATGTTTTACTGCTTTATTTTTTGTTGATTTGGTTATTCGCTTTTGTTCTTGATATTCGCAATTGGGTTTCTGCTCTTTCTTCGTTTTGTGGTGCAAAAAGTTTTGGTGAATTTATTTTTTCCATTTCTGAGAAAATGGGTTCATAATTTTGTCAAGTCTTGAGCTGTGAAGCTTAATTTTTATATGTTTCTTTTATTGTGGTCTTTGGTTCGATGTAGTCTTCCAATTATCCTGATTTTTTGACCAATGCATTTGTATTTTCATGTAAATTAGCATAGATTACGATTacattgttgatttctttccatttATAATAGTTGCTTTTGAGAAAGTGGTttaatttctcttcatctctcattcaaATTGGTTCATTTTATCCAATTTCTACTCCCTTTGCCCCTCTCTTTGAAGTTTGTGACTTGGGACAAGTACTGAAGCAATGCCTATAATCTATTTGGTGTTATTGTTGCTGCTAGTAAATGCTTTTGGACAATCAGATTTTGAAGCACTCTTGGAGCTCAAGAAAGGCATTGAGAAAGACCCATCTGGGAAAGTTCTTGTTTCATGGGATTCTAATTCCTTGGCCTCTGATGGATGCCCCCAGAACTGGTATGGAGTTGTCTGCATTGATGGCAATGTAGATTCCATTACTCTAAATGACGCGGGCCTTGTTGGGAACTTTAGTTTCCCAGTCCTTACTGGCCTTAAAATGCTTCGAAACCTGTCAATTTCCAATAACCATTTAATGGGAACTATCTCAAATGTTGGTTCCATCGAGTCCCTTGAGTACTTGGATATTTCGTGCAATTTGTTTCATGGGTTTCTACCCTCTGGCATAGTCAATTTAAGGAATTTAGTGCTTTTGAATCTTTCTTCAAACAATTTTCAAGGCATGATTCCCTCTGGTTTTGGCAGTCTTGAGAGGTTGAAATATTTAGATTTAAGGGCTAATAGCTTTTCTGGAGATATAATGAAACTTCTTTCCCAGTTGGGCAGTGTGGTTCATGTTGACCTAAGCAGCAATCAGTTATCTGGCTCATTGGATTTGGGACTTGGGAATGCCAGTTTTGTTTCAtcaattcaatatttgaataTAAGCCATAATGCCTTGGTTGGACAGCTCTTTGCTCATGATGGAGTGCCATATTTTGACAGTTTAGAGGTCTTTGATGCTAGTAATAATCAGTTAGATGGTAATATACCTCCATTTCAATTTGTTGTCTCTCTTCAGATTCTTAGGCTCAGAAGTAACCAGATGTCAGGGTCTCTACCAGAGGCTCTTTTGGAAGACAAATCAATGCTATTGACTGAACTGGATCTTAGCCTTAATCAACTGACAGGTATTTTAATTccaatacttttttttttaattgcattatgtttcccttttcttttttaaCTTTTCCCCCTGACTCCTCTATTATATCTCATAGCTGTGGGGAACAGAAGTAGAACTAGTGCAATATTCCTAGTAACAAAGAAgtatacaaagaaaaatgatttaactTAGAGACCACTGCTTTTAATATTCATCAAATATTTGAACTACATATATGTATCAGAAGTTCAAAAGTATAGTAAATAGAGATAACACTacatttctttctctttttttttttttattttggttgTGTGATTGAATCCCATCTTTCTTTGAAGAGCATCATATTTAAATAACAATGGCCAAACTAATTCAACATCTATAAGTGCCTTGCATGGAAATAAATATGCGAAGGCCTCCTTTTTATATGGTCTATAAAATTaatccttgaatttcaaaaatcattttgtaaatAACTGATGCTGCTGTGAGTCTCCTTTGACCAATTTGATAGTGATGCAAACCTGTAACACAAGAAAACAGGTGAGGTCAATGGCCTATTAGCCAGCCACTCCAATGCTTAAGTTAGAAAACTTTCTAGGGTGTTTAGAGAGCAATGAAAGCAGTGAGCAGTAATAATTTTAGTAGAGTAAGCATACTTGATTTGTTTATCATTCTGATATTTATAGACTGGAGGTTTGAGAGCCATTAGAGGCAGTTCTTGGAATCTCGAATTGTTCAATTGTGCTCTCGAAATTCTCGGCAGACATAACAATTATCAGGTGCACGTTCCTTTTAAACCTATTCCTTGAGCCAACTTTAGCTAATGCTCAGTTCGCCATTGCTCGGATCTTTTGACTGATCTTTCAAGCCATCAAATGCTCGAGACTCCTAATCTTAATGTCCAAGCCATTTGATGCTCGACCTGAGTCTCTTTTAACCTCTCAATTCTTTGGCCGTTGTGCTGACTCTTTGACCGAGCCCTCCGACCAATTGACTCTTTGACCAAGCCTTTTGATCATTTGACTCGGTCTTGGGCGAGCTATATCAGtaacaataaaattaaattagtctATTGATGCTTAATTGAATTGCTCTGTTTATTAATGGAAATAGGAAAAATGAGTAGACATGCAATTCAAGAgttttcaataatttatatttatattaacatTACTAAAGGTGATGGAAATAATGAAACTTGGTATAGATAgagtaaaaaataaaagaaactaTTAAATTACTTTAATGCATATGAAAGTTTTGAGGTGCCACatggaagaagaaaaaaaaaatcacattatTTGAAAGAAAATGCCACTTGGCAACTTTTATTAAACCTTTTTCATAGCACCGCTTAATGATAATTACATAGATATAGATATATAGGTGAGTGAATGTCAAACTTCTTTGCGTGATATATTGCTGCAATACTTCAATTATTATTCAATTGTATTaccattaattataatttttagaaGCTCTGGTAATGTTGAAGAGAAGAACATATGGCCTGCTTTTTGTGTTTGAACATGTGAAATGAACAAAAAGCAGGCCATATTTTCTTCTCTTCAACATTACAATAGATCTACAAATAACGCTTAATGCAATTTCCACAGTATTATGAAAAGCATTATCGTATAAAATAGGTCTTTATGCTGTCAGAAATTTCAAACCTATTCAAGATATAATGAATTCTCTTTGTCCTTGCTGCTGTGCAGATTTTCTATTTTGATTGATTTAGTTATTAGCTCCTAAAAGTTGCATCTTCTTTGAATTTTAGATTCTCATTCCCATAATCTCTTTACCTGTAATTTTAAAGATTAACATCTTTGGCAGGTCCAGTTAGAAGTATCACCTCTGCAACTCTCAAGAAGCTAAATTTGTCTTCAAATAAATTGACAGGCTTCTTACCTGCCACTGTAGGACACTGTGCCATTATAGATCTAAGTAATAATATGCTCTCAGGAGATATATCAAGAATTCAGAACTGGGGAAATTATGCGGAACATATTCAGTTGAGTAATAATTCATTGACAGGGAGTTTGCCAAACCAAACTTCTCAATTCTTGAGGTTGACTTCACTCAAGATATCAAAAAACTCATTAAATGGTGAACTTCCAACAGTTTTGGGTACGTActcacaactaaaagtgattgaTCTTAGCCTTAATTTTCTCAGTGGGTTCCTCCTTCCAAACCTCTTCAACTCAACAACATTGACTGATCTCAACCTGTCAGCCAACAATTTCACTGGCTCAATCCCTGTTCAGGAAATACAAGGCTCCTCCCAAAATTTGAGCTTGATGTCTCTTGATTTATCATATAATTCCTTAGATGGCTTTTTGCCCCCTGAAGTCGGTCAGTTCCATAACTTGGTTTTTCTTAACCTATCCAACAACAAACTCAAAGGCACCATTCCAGGGGACCTTCCAGATGGGTTGAAAGGATTTAATGTGTCTTATAACAATCTCTCTGGTGTGGTACCTGATAACTTGAGGCAGTTTCCTGATTCAGCTTTCCATCCTGGAAATcccttcttgatttttcttaaaTCGCCATTGTCACCAGAAGGTCCTACAGAGCTGACTTTAAGGAAGCATAGATCTCACATGAAACCTTCTATGAAAGTTTTCTTGATAACTGCTATGGTTGGTACTGCAACTGTAATCGCTATTTTGTGCATGGCCATTTACTACAGGACCCATTGGCAGAATCATGGTAGGAGAAGTTTAAAAGGGGATGAAGGACAGGAAGGTGTCCCACAAGAGCGTTCTTCCGTTTCTCATTCCTCAGCAATTAACAAAAGTTTGGACAGGTCATTATCATCATTTAGTTTTCATCAAAGTCTTCATCCATCATCACAGTTAGGCTCTGCATATCATCCTGGGGACACATCATCAGCTCTACAGAAGTCTACTGATCATCCTGAATCAATAAGAAAAAATGAAGGATTATATCCTTCCTTGTCTCATTTGTCATCTTCAAATCCTTCACCTTCTAAAAGCCAACTTTCCTCAGAGCATCCAGGTGTCCAAGTATATTCTCCAGAAAAATTGGCAGGAGATTTACATCTGTTTGATGGCTCCCTAGTGTTCACAGCAGAAGAACTTTCACATGCTCCAGCAGAAGTTATTGGGAGGAGTTGCCATGGTACTCTATATAAAGCCACACTTGACTCTGGTGTTGTACTGGCCGT contains these protein-coding regions:
- the LOC110652265 gene encoding probable inactive receptor kinase At5g10020 is translated as MPIIYLVLLLLLVNAFGQSDFEALLELKKGIEKDPSGKVLVSWDSNSLASDGCPQNWYGVVCIDGNVDSITLNDAGLVGNFSFPVLTGLKMLRNLSISNNHLMGTISNVGSIESLEYLDISCNLFHGFLPSGIVNLRNLVLLNLSSNNFQGMIPSGFGSLERLKYLDLRANSFSGDIMKLLSQLGSVVHVDLSSNQLSGSLDLGLGNASFVSSIQYLNISHNALVGQLFAHDGVPYFDSLEVFDASNNQLDGNIPPFQFVVSLQILRLRSNQMSGSLPEALLEDKSMLLTELDLSLNQLTGPVRSITSATLKKLNLSSNKLTGFLPATVGHCAIIDLSNNMLSGDISRIQNWGNYAEHIQLSNNSLTGSLPNQTSQFLRLTSLKISKNSLNGELPTVLGTYSQLKVIDLSLNFLSGFLLPNLFNSTTLTDLNLSANNFTGSIPVQEIQGSSQNLSLMSLDLSYNSLDGFLPPEVGQFHNLVFLNLSNNKLKGTIPGDLPDGLKGFNVSYNNLSGVVPDNLRQFPDSAFHPGNPFLIFLKSPLSPEGPTELTLRKHRSHMKPSMKVFLITAMVGTATVIAILCMAIYYRTHWQNHGRRSLKGDEGQEGVPQERSSVSHSSAINKSLDRSLSSFSFHQSLHPSSQLGSAYHPGDTSSALQKSTDHPESIRKNEGLYPSLSHLSSSNPSPSKSQLSSEHPGVQVYSPEKLAGDLHLFDGSLVFTAEELSHAPAEVIGRSCHGTLYKATLDSGVVLAVKWLKEGIAKGRKEFAREVKKLGNIRHPNLVSVQGYYWGPKDHEKMILSNYVNAQCLAFYLQDKEPRKLPSLSLNDRLRIAVNVARCLNYLHNERAIPHGNLKSTNILLEPPNMNPLLTDYSLHRILTSAGTAEQVLNAGALGYRPPEFASSSKPCPSLKSDVYAFGVILLELITGKSSGEIVSVDPGVVDLTDWVRLLAEENRYSECFDKLLVDGPDVEGPRILGEMLQVGLRCILPASERPDMNSVSEDLSMLVL